In one window of Polaromonas naphthalenivorans CJ2 DNA:
- the gspL gene encoding type II secretion system protein GspL has product MTTLIVTLSRELPTAATLCEGVLSADGRTVLRTVEAPATLLPAASGAEIVAVVPACRLSWHRLALPKGALKGGVFHEGNSGRLRAVLDGLLEDSVLDETSQLHFAIEPHPRTDEPVWIAACDRAWLDSWLAALAQAGRPVARIVPELTPGAGDASGNSSLYITGTPDHAQLMRTGPDGVTLLPLSVATAALIAWPEEAEVLAEPGVAALAEHFFNRPATLQTAPERWLAATQSGWDLAQFDLRYTRGTRTRKHVSAMVSSLFRAPRWRAARWAAALLVGVNLVGLQAWAWKEQSALAAQRAAIRDTLTSTFPEVRVVVDAPLQMARAVADLQRRNGAASSADLETMLANFQAAAPNLPAPSAIDFIAGELRLKGLDASSAVVADISARLRPQGYSVRPDAGGLLMKEERLP; this is encoded by the coding sequence GACCTTGTTGCCTGCAGCCTCTGGCGCGGAAATCGTGGCCGTGGTGCCTGCTTGCCGGCTGTCCTGGCACCGGCTTGCCTTGCCAAAGGGCGCGCTCAAGGGCGGGGTGTTCCACGAAGGCAATTCGGGGCGGCTGCGTGCCGTGCTCGACGGGCTTCTGGAAGACAGCGTGCTCGACGAAACCAGCCAGCTGCATTTCGCCATCGAGCCGCATCCGCGCACCGATGAACCGGTGTGGATAGCCGCCTGCGACAGGGCCTGGCTGGATTCCTGGCTGGCGGCACTGGCCCAGGCCGGGCGGCCGGTCGCGCGCATCGTTCCCGAACTGACGCCAGGCGCAGGCGACGCATCCGGCAATTCCTCGCTGTACATCACCGGCACACCCGACCATGCCCAGCTGATGCGGACCGGACCCGACGGTGTGACCCTGCTGCCGCTTTCGGTGGCGACCGCCGCGCTGATAGCCTGGCCCGAAGAGGCCGAGGTGTTGGCCGAACCCGGCGTGGCGGCACTGGCGGAACACTTCTTCAACCGTCCCGCCACCCTGCAGACCGCGCCCGAACGCTGGCTGGCGGCGACGCAGTCGGGCTGGGATCTGGCGCAGTTCGACCTGCGCTACACGCGTGGCACGCGGACCCGCAAGCATGTGTCGGCCATGGTGTCCTCGCTGTTTCGGGCGCCGCGCTGGCGCGCCGCGCGCTGGGCCGCCGCGCTGCTGGTTGGCGTCAACCTGGTCGGCCTTCAGGCCTGGGCCTGGAAAGAGCAGTCCGCCCTGGCAGCGCAGCGCGCCGCCATCCGCGATACCTTGACCAGCACCTTTCCCGAAGTGCGCGTGGTGGTCGATGCACCGCTGCAGATGGCTCGCGCCGTGGCCGACCTGCAACGCCGCAATGGCGCCGCCTCATCGGCTGACCTGGAAACCATGCTTGCGAATTTTCAGGCTGCAGCACCCAACCTGCCTGCACCATCAGCTATTGATTTCATAGCAGGCGAACTCCGCTTGAAAGGACTTGATGCATCGTCCGCCGTCGTGGCCGATATCTCCGCCCGGCTGCGGCCCCAGGGCTACAGTGTCCGGCCGGACGCAGGCGGCCTGCTGATGAAAGAGGAGCGCCTTCCATGA
- the gspM gene encoding type II secretion system protein GspM, producing the protein MSLTSAVAPLRARWTGLPGREKNLIRLAVLLVLAFLLWQFSVAPALATLRSADAQAQALGAQLQRMQAMQSQVQAIQKQPPLGFDEAVRALTAATKQTLGATAQLGVAGERASITLKEASPDALAEWLVQARLNARSVPVEARLVRGATPGGTAWNGVLVMGLPAAR; encoded by the coding sequence ATGAGCCTGACCTCCGCTGTTGCGCCGCTGCGGGCGCGCTGGACCGGACTGCCGGGCCGTGAAAAAAACCTGATCCGGCTGGCCGTGCTGCTGGTGCTGGCCTTCCTGCTCTGGCAGTTCAGCGTGGCGCCGGCACTGGCCACCTTGCGCAGCGCCGATGCGCAGGCCCAAGCCCTGGGCGCGCAGTTGCAGCGGATGCAGGCCATGCAGAGTCAGGTGCAGGCCATCCAAAAGCAGCCCCCACTGGGCTTTGACGAGGCAGTGCGCGCCCTGACCGCTGCCACCAAGCAGACGCTGGGCGCCACGGCCCAGCTTGGCGTGGCGGGCGAGCGCGCCAGCATCACCCTGAAAGAAGCCTCTCCCGACGCACTGGCCGAGTGGCTGGTGCAGGCGCGCCTCAATGCCCGCTCGGTGCCGGTCGAGGCCCGGCTGGTGCGCGGCGCGACCCCGGGCGGCAC